The DNA sequence GGGATTTTGAACGCCCTGCGCGGTTCGGTGCGATCATGCGGACCTTCCTGCGCTTGAGCTTGCGATCGAGCTGATCGCTATCGTAGGCCTTGTCGCCGATGAGCACTTGGGGCAATTCTTCCATGAAACGCGCGGCCAGCGTTTGGGTCACGAGCTTCACTTCGTGGGTGCTGGCTCCGAAGGTCCGTACGGCGATAGGAAGACCAGCAGCGTCTGTGACGACCATGATCTTGGTGCCTTTACCTCGCTTAGTCGGGCCGATATGGAGCCCCCTTTTTTGGCACTGGAGAAGGTGCCATCGATGAAGCATTCTGTGATGTCGATCTTCCCTCTTCGTTTGAGGTCCTGCGCCAAGGCCCACAGCACCTTGTCCCATACGCCCTGCTGACACCAGCGCTGGAAGTACCGATGGCACGACTGGTAAGGAGGGTAGCGCGGTGGAAGATCCTGCCATCTGGCTCCTGTCCGGCAGATCCATAATACCCCATTGAACACCTCCCGAGCATCCAGTGGCTTCCTGCCACGCGTCTCGGTCCTCTCTTGAATAGGTGAGAGCAGGTCCTTGACCGCTTCCCACTGGGCGTCCGTGCAGTCCATCGTTTTGGACATCGAAAGAGGACATGCACGGTGAAAGGATCAAGACCCTCCCTTCTTCGGTTGTCAAACGCCCGTTGTTCATGGCTCAGGACACCTCAACTATTTTTGAGATGGCCTCTACTACATCACCTGGTTCCCGACGCGGATGAACACCACCGTATGTCCCGATGACGATGAGGATCTTTCCGGTACGGGAATGATCACGCTCGACCTTTCCACCGCGCCTTTGGGCGGCACGCTCAACAACTACATGGACACACTCCACGCCGACTATGCCTTCATCATCACCCCCGCTCCCTTCGTGAAGAACATGCTCTTCGCAGCCGAAGATGAAGTTCCCGCCATGGATACCGGATGGGACTTCGTTCTGTACCCGAACCCGGCACGGGATGAACTGTACGTGAAGATGCCGGACGATACCCCTCACGACATCACCCTCCTCGACCTTTCAGGCCGACGGATCCAAGCATGGAGCAGCGTGACCGGCCCAATGCTGCGTCTTCCCCTTGGACAACTGGCCAAGGGAGCCTACTATGTGAGAGTTGCCGAAGAAGCACACAGTAGGACGAAGAAACTTATTATTCACTGAGACATGCGGATTCAAACATTCCTAACGATCGCGGTCGCGTGGCCATGTACCATACATGCCCAACAGACGTTCGAGAGGCTGTATCAATCGGGTACCAGTTACAGCTTCGACCTGATCGAACTGCCCGGCCATAGCATCCTTACAGCAATGGGCGCAACGCTGCTATTGGACCCGGAGGGCTATGTCGATCACGCGAGCTTCTTCCATGAGGGGGGCACATATTTGGTGCAAACGATGAGGGCGGCTGGTGATAATGAGTTCTACTTCACCACAGGTCTCAATGCGGGTTCATGCGCATCGAGCAATACCGGTGCCACGCTTATCCATCCGGTACTCGGCAAGATGGATTCACTTGGGAGCGTGCTCGCTTTGAAATATTATGATTTGAACCCAGGGATTTGCTGGGGCATTCCCGGTGGATTGGAAGTATCAGAGGATATGGGTGCGATTACTTGGGGGCGGGAACGAAATTTCTATGCGATGAAACTCGATTCCGAATTTGAACATGTCTGGTTGAAGAAGATTGAACATCAAGGTGGTTTTCAGTTCATCAAGGAGCTTCCCGGCGGTGACCTCTTGGCGGGTATCAATATGGATACGGCTGGGGCGGTGGTAGCACGGATGGATTCGGACGGCAACTTACTCTGGTGCAAGAGCTATATCCGTCCCAGGGGCATGGTCCACGATGTAGTGATCGAGCCGGACGGTTCCTTCCTCATCAGCGGCTTCACCGATAGCACGGCTTCCACCAACCCGTTCATCCCGTACCCGCCCAGCTATCACCCCAAGCTGTTCATGATGAAATTGAACGGCCAGGGGGAAGTGCAGTGGTGCCGTGGCTACGACAGTGCGCCGAATCTATGGTATTTGCATAATGCCTCACGTATTGTAAAGACCCTTGACGGCAAGTATGCCGTGCTGGCCACCTTGGGCTATCCGCAGAACAACTCCTTCTTCAGGCCCTTTCTGATGAAGACCGATATGAACGGGGACACACTCTGGATCCGGTCGGTCGGGGCGAACGGTTACGATTACCAAGCCCAGGATCTTCTGGCTTATTCGGACGGAGGTTTCCTTTTCAGTGGTATCGTTTGGGGCGATATGCCGGGTCTGAATAGCAGCCTGAATTACATCTATAAAACCGATTCATTGGGGCATTTCACGTGCTTGGAAAAGCACCATCCCTTACAGGTCCTGGACCTATTCCCTGCGGATAGCAGCTTCGTCCTCACGTCAGTGGATGGCGCAGCAACCTCTTATCCCGTTCTTGTTAACGACAGCATCTTGGATCCCCAATTGCTACTGTTGTACGATGCATGCATAGTGACCAACGGAGTATCTACCATGCAGGCCCGCAAGCCCCGCATCTATCCCAATCCCACCCCGGGCCGCTTCACCATGGAGTTCACCGACCCACTGTTGCGGGACAGCTTCTACAGCGTGTATGATGCCACGGGCCGGTTGCTCTACCAGCGGCCGCTGCCCACCGGTGCCACCTTGGAGGAGGTAGACTTCTCGCGCTTCGGGCGGGGCACCTATGTGTTGCGGGTCACGGACCCCGAGGGGCAGCGGCATGAAAGGGTGGTGGTGGAGTAGCTTCGGGGTATGGGCCGGTCCTTCACCCGTGAGCTCAGGGTCCCCGAAGACGGGAGACCCTGCGAGGGCGGAAGCCTGTTCTTCGCGTCCGACGATGAGGTGCCGCCTGTTGAAGCCGGTTGGGATTACACGCTGTACCCCAACCCCACACGCGACGCCCTGTTCCTGCGCTTTGTGGACGATGCGCCGAAGGACATCACGGTCCTGGATGTGGCAGGCAGGCGGGTGGCATCACAGACCAACGTGACTGCGACCACCCATTACCTGCCCCTCGGCCAGTTGGCCAAGGGCGCCTATTGGGTGCGTGTGACCGATGGGGAGAACATGAAGGCCAAAAAACTGATCATCCACTGAGCCATGAGATCCTTAATCCTGTTTGTTCACGCGCTCGTCTGTTCCATTGGGGCACAAGCGCAACCGACTTTTCAGAGAATATACACTGGGTCAGGGGGGGGGGCAATTAATGGAAATGTCCAACGGCAACTTCCTCACAAGAATAACACGACAAAATGGGATATCAATAATGAATCCGGAAGGACAGATCATCTACTCACATAGTTATATCATTGATTCGCTTATTGGAATAATCGCGGTCCGTATGTACACAGACAATGATTTGTTTTTTGTCTCCGGATATCGAAAAGACTCATGCTCCCATTCCGGGTCCTCTACCATCCCATTCACACACCCGGCCATCGGAAAAATGGACTTGGGGGGGGTATGGATCTGTACCACTATCGCTTGGGTGGATCAGATTGCTGGGGATACCCGATGGATCTGCTGGTCTCGAACACGAAGGGTGTCATCACTTGGGGACTTGCTCCTGCATTCTTCGCTTTGAAAGTCGATTCCTCCCTGGCACCCGTGTGGGCCAGGCGCTTCAGCAACAACGGCGGCTTCCAGTTCATCAAGGAGCTTCCGGGAGGCGATCTACTTGCAGGCATCAACATGGACACGGCTGGAGCGGTGGTGGCACGCATGGATGCGGACGGCAACTTCCTTTGGTGCAAGTCCTACATCCGGCCCCGAGGAATGGTGCATGATGCGGTGATCGAGCCGGACGGCTCTTTCCTCATTACCGGCTTTACGGATAGTACGGCCTCTACCAATCCGTTCATTCCGTACCCGCCCACTTACCACCCCAAGCTCTTCATGATGAAGTTGAACGGCGATGGAGAGGTGCAGTGGTGCAAGGGCTACGACAGCGCGCCAAACCTGTGGTATTCATACCATGCCTCACGGATTGTCAGGACCCTTGACGGCAACTATGCGGTATTGGCCAACTTGGGTTATCCGCAACACAACTTCTTCTTCCGGCCTTATCTGATGAAAATCGATCTGAACGGTGACACACTGTGGACCCGCTCGATGGGTGCATATGGCTACGATTACTACACTCTGGATTTACTCGCCCATTCCGATGGCGGTTACATATTCGATGGTGGTGTCTGGGGAGACTTGCCGAATATGCATACCGGCCTGCCTTACATCTTCAAGACCGATTCTTTGGGGCATTTCTCTTGCTCAGAACATGTGCATCCGGTGCAGGTGCTGGATCTCTTCCCCACTGACAGCAGTTTCGTGCTCACCTCCATCGATGGTGCCACCGTTCACCCTGCCTTTGTGAACGACACCATCTTCGACCCCATCAACGTGTACGATGCCTGCCTGGTGACCAGCCTGCCGCAGCACCACCCCACCAAGCCGCGCAGCATGCGGGTCTACCCCAACCCCAGCCCCGGCCGCTTCACCGTGGAGTTCCCCGATCCGCTGCTGCGGGAGAGCTATTACAGCGTGTACGATGCGCTGGGCCGCTTGCTCTACCAACGGCCACTGCCCACCGGCGCCACGCTGGAGGAAGTGGATCTCTCACGCTTCGGGCGGGGCACCTATGTGCTGCGGGTAACAGACCCGGAGGGGGTGAGGCATGAAAGGGTGGTGGTGGAGTAGGGCTTGCACCGCCAAGCCGTACCCGCCCGTCGTCCGGGCATGTCCGGGCCTGCGCCCCCGGAAGTTAAATTCGGCCCCCGAAGGCCGGGGATACCATTGCCCGGCCCCCTGCGTTAGGCAGCCGATGACGCGCATCCTGTTGCTGTTCCTGGCCCTGGCCGCCGCCACGGCGCACCACGCGCAGGTGAACGAGGTGGGCATCACCGGCGGAGCGCTCTACTACATCGGCGACCTGAACCCCACACGGCACTATCCGAAGGACACCCGTGCGGGCATCGGCCTGGTGTTCCGCCACAACATGAACGACCGCATGGCCCTGCGGCTTCAGGGACTTTACGGCAACCTGCAGGCCTACGACAGCAACAGCCCGGATACCCTGCAGCAACTGCGCAACCTGCACTTCCGCACCCGGCTCTACGAGGCCTCCGCCCTGCTGGAGATCAACTTCTTCAAATACCGCTCGCGCGACAAGGGCAGCCGTCTGTGGACCCCCTTCGTCTTCGGCGGCCTGTGCTACTTCCGCACCAGCCCCCAGGCCCTGCTGAACGACACCTGGTACGACCTGCAGCCGCTGGGCACCGAAGGCCAGGGCACCACCATGAACCCCGGCAGCCAACCCTATAAGACGGACCACATCGGCATCCCCTTCGGCGCGGGCTTCAAGTTCAACTTGGGCAAGCTGGACCTGCAGATCGAGTGGGGCCTGCGCCGGACCTACACGGACTACATCGACGATGTGAGCGGCACCTACGTGGACCAGGACCAATTGCTGGTGGAGAACGGACCCCTCTCCGCCGCCTTCGCCGACCGCAGCGGCCTGAACGATCTGCCCGGCTTCAGCAACACCGGCCGCGCCCGCGGCAACAGCAACACCCGCGACTGGTACCAGTACACCGGTCTCACGCTCACTTACATCATCAGCCGGTTCTCCGACTGCGACGAGCAGTACAATTGGATGCGCAAGAAGCGCTGAACCGGCCGCTTTGGCCAACTTTGCCCCCCTTTGGCGAAGACCGACAAGACAACGGAAGCCCTGCGTGAGCGCATCGACCTGGAACGGGTCCCGCGCCACGTGGCCATCATCATGGACGGCAACGGCCGCTGGGCCAAGCTCCATGGTGAGCACCGCGTGGTGGGCCATGCCAACGGGGTGCGCAGCGTGCGCGAGGCCCTCACCGGCTGCCGCGAGATCGGCGTGGGCCACCTGACGCTTTACGCCTTCAGCACCGAGAACTGGAACCGCCCCCGCAGCGAAGTGGACGCCCTGATGGACCTGCTGGTGAAGACCGTGGTGAAGGAGATCGACGAGCTGGACGAGAACGGCGTGCGGCTGAAGGCCATCGGCGACCTGGCCAGCCTGCCGGGCGATTGCCGGGAGATCCTCCAGCAGGGCATCGGCCGCACGGCGGGCAACGAGCGCATCACCCTCACCCTGGCCCTGAGCTACAGCGCCCGCTGGGAGATCGTGCACATGGCGCAGGAGCTGGCGGCGAAGGCCCGTGCCGGCGCCCTGGATCCCGCCACCATCGATGAAGCCATGGTGGCGGCGCACCTGTCCACGGCCGGCAGCCCCGACCCCGAACTGCTGATCCGCACCAGCGGTGAGTTGCGCATCAGCAACTTCCTGCTCTGGCAGATCGCCTACGCCGAGCTGTGGTTCACCCCCGTGCTCTGGCCCGACTTCCGCAAGGAGCACCTCTTCCAGGCCGTGCTCGATTTCCAGAACCGCGAGCGCCGCTTCGGCCTCATCAGCGAACAGGTGGCGCCCGGCCAATGAGCTACAGGATACTCGCCTTCCTGCTGGCGGCCATGGCCGCTTTGGCCTCCGTGGCCCAAACGGAGCGTGAACCGCTCATCGACTACGACTACCCGCAGGAGTACGAGATCGGCGGCATCACCGTGAGTGGCACGCTGAGCACCGACCCCAACGCCGTGAAACTCTTCACCGGCCTGCAGGTGGGCGACAAGATCACCGTGCCGGGCGAGCAGGTGGCGCGCGCCATCCGCAACCTTTGGGACCAGAAGCTTTTCAGCGACGTGCGCTTCGAGGTGGCCGAGATCCGCGGCCGCACCATCTTCCTGCACATCGCGGTGGTGGAACGCCCGCGCCTGAGCCGCTTCAAGTTCAACGGAGTGAGCAAGAACGAGGCGGACAAGCTGCGCGAGGAGGTGAAACTGGTGCGCGGCCAGCAGGTGAACGAGGCCCTGCTCGCCAACACGCGCACCCTCATACACCGCCACTACCGCGACAAGGGCTTCCTGAAGGCCACCACCACCATCACCGAAAAGCCGGACACGCTGATGGACAACAGCGTGCTGCTGATCCTGGACGTGGACAAGGGGCCGCGCGTGAAGATCAAGGACGTGGTCTTCCACGGCAACGAGGAACTGCCTGACAAGCGTCTGCGCAAGGCCATGAAGAAGACCAAGCGCAAACGCTGGTGGAACGTCGTGGGCAGCAGCAAATTCCTCCCCAGCGACTTCAAGGACGACAAGGGCCGGGTGATAGACCTCTACAACGAGAAAGGGTACCGCAACGCCACCATCACCGGCGACACCATGTTCTTCGTCTCGCCCAACAGGATCCAGGTGGAATTGACCGTGGACGAGGACGAGCGCTTCTACTTCCGCAACGTCACCTTCACCGGCAACACCAAGCACAACGATGAGGTGCTGCGCGGCATCCTCAACATCCGCAAGGGCGACGTGTACAACCGCCGCCTGCTGGAAAGCCGCCTGTACATGAACCCCGCCGGGCGCGACATCAGTTCGCTCTACATGGACGACGGCTACCTGGGCTTCTACCCCGAACCTGTGGAGATCCTCGCCGAGGGCGACAGCATCGACATCGACATTCGCATCCGCGAGGGCAAGCAATACCGCATCCGCAACGTCATCATCAAGGGCAACACCAAGACCAACGAGCACGTGGTGCGCCGCGAGATCCGCACACGGCCCGGCCAGCTCTTCAGCCGCAGCGATGTGATCCGCACCCAGCGCGAACTCGCCACACTGGGCTACTTCAACCCGGAGAACATGGGGGTGAACCCCATCCAGGACCCGCGCACCGGCACGGTGGACCTGGAGTACACCGTGGAGGAGAAACCCAGCGACCGCCTGGAGTTGAGCGGCGGCTGGGGCGTGGGCCGGTTGATCCTGTCGCTGGGCCTGTCGTTCACCAACTTCTCCATGCGCAACGTGCTGAAGAAGGACGCCTGGGCCCCGCTGCCCAGCGGTGACGGCCAGACGCTGAACCTGCGCGCGCAGACCAACGGCCGCTTCTTCCAGAGCTACAGCATGAGCTTCGTGGAGCCCTGGCTGGGCGGCCGCAAGCCCAACGCGCTCAGCTTCTCGGTGTACCACACCGTGCAGACCAACGGGGTGGACAAATTCATCAACACCTCCGAAGGCCGCGAGATCAACCCCCTCCGGCAGTCGCTGCTGATCACCGGCGCCACGGTGGGCCTGGGCAAACGGCTCACCTGGCCGGACGACTACTTCATCCTGCGGATGAACCTCGGCTACCAGCTCTACGACCTGCGCAACTTCAGTTCCGGGCAGGTGATCTTCGCCTTCACGGACGGATCGGCCAATGTGCTCTCACCCCAGATCTCCATCTCGCGCAATTCGGTGGACCAGCCCTTCTTCGCGCGCACGGGCTCGGACATCACCTTCTCGGTGAAGGCCACCCCGCCCTTCTCCCTCTTCCAGCCCGATCGCGACTGGGCCAACCTGCCGCCCGAGCAGCGCTACAACTGGGTGGAGTTCCACAAGTGGAAGTTCACCACGCAATGGTTCAACAAGCTCACCAACAGCAAGAGCGGCCACAACCTGGTGTTGATGGCGCGTGCGGGCTTCGGTTTCCTGGGCCGCTACAACGCCGCCGTGGGCGATTCGCCCTTCGAGCGCTTCTTCATGGGTGGCGTGCCCCTCACCGGTTTCCAGCTCGATGGACGCGAGATCATCAGCCTGCGCGGCTACGACGACTTCTCCCTGGCGCCGCAGGTGGGCAACTTCATCGTGGGCAAGTACACCACCGAATTGCGGTTCCCGGTCTCGCTGAACCCCTCGGCCACCATCTATACCCTGGGCTTCTTCGAGGCGGGCAACACCTGGCAGAACTTCGACCGTTTCAACCCCTTCCGCCTGTACCGCAGCGCCGGGGTGGGCCTGCGCCTCTTCCTTCCCATGTTCGGCCCCATGGGCCTGGATTACGGCTGGCGCCTGGACGATGTGCCCGACCTGCCCAACATGGGCCGTAGCCAGTTCCACTTCACGATCGGCATAGACTTTGGCGAACTCTGAGGCCGATCGCCGTAATTTTAGCTGCTTCAGCACCCTCCCATGCGACATCTCCCCATCCTGCTGGTGGCCTTGGCCCTGATCGGCCTGCCGGGTATGGATGCGAGCGCCCAGCGCATCGCGTTCGTCAACACCAAGTACATCCTGGACCAGATGCCGGAGTACACCTCCGCCCAGAAGGAACTGGACCGGCTCTCGCGCACTTGGCAGGACGAGATCGACGACCGCCACGCACAGATCAAGCGCATGCGGGAGGCCTACAACGCCGAGGGCATCCTGCTCACCGAGGAAATGAAACGCTCGCGCTTGGAGGACATCCAGGACCGGGAGCGGGAGGCGCGCGACCTGCAGAAGCGGCGTTTCGGCCCCAATGGCGACCTGTTCAAGAAGCGGCAGGAACTGATCCAGCCCATCCAGGACCGGGTGTACACGGCCATCAAGGAAGTGGCCGGCACCAGCTACCTGGCCATCTTCGACCTCAGCGCACAGAGCGGCAATCTGCTCTTCGCCAGCGAGAAATACGACAAGAGCGACAGCGTGCTGCGCAAGCTCGGCATCCGGCCCGGCAAGGGCGGATCGGAGAGCGGGCGCGACGATGATTTCGGGCAGGACCCCGAGGACAGCCCCGCACCGCCGCAGGGCGACCCGCGCGGCGGAGGACAGAACTCTGGAAGCGGCATCGGAGGAGCCGGTGGCGGCGCCGGAGGCGGTGGCCGCGGCGGAGGAGGTTCAGCCCCCCCTAAACCACGATGAACAAATGAACATGAAGACCCTTTTGATCACCCTTGGCCTGCTGCTGTCCGCAGCTCCGGCCGCCCTGGCCCAGCACACCAAGTTGGGCCACATCGACCGGCAGAAGCTGATGTTGCTGCTCCCCGAGCGCAAGGACGCCGAGACCAAGATGCAGAAGTTCGCCGAGGAGCTGGACAAGCGCCTGCGCGCCATGGGCACCGAATACCAGCAGAAGGTCAGTGAGGCCCAGGCGAATGCGGAGAAGATGACCAACACCGAACGCGAGATGGTCGTGCGTGAGATCAACGAGTTGGAACAGCGCATCCAGGCCGCCCAGGAAAAGGCCCAGGAGGACCTGGCCAAGCAGGAGGAGGAATTGCTGCGGCCCATGGTGGAGCGCACCAACAAGGCCATCCGCGAGGTGGCCGAGGCGAACAACTTCACCTACATATTCGATACCAGCGCCGGCTTCGTGCTCTATTGGGACAAGGGTGAGGACATCCTGTCCCTGGTCAAGACCAAGCTCGGCATCTGAGCGATCCCGTGCCCCCCGACGCCCGCCCCATCGGTGTATTCGATTCCGGCATAGGCGGACTGACGGTGGCCGCTACCATCCTGCAGGCGCTCCCCACAGAGCGCCTGCTCTATTTCGGCGACCAGGCCCACCTGCCCTATGGGCAACGCTCGCTGGAGGAAGTGCGCGGTTTCAGTGTGGCCATCACCGGTGCGTTGCTCGCCGCGGGCTGCAAAATGATCGTGATCGCCTGCAACACGGCCAGCGGGGCCGCACTGCGACACTTGCGCGCGCTCCATCCCGAAACGCCCTTCGTGGGCATGGAGCCCGCCGTGAAACCCGCCGTGGAGCATACCACCACCGGCGTGGTGGGCGTGATCGCCACCACGGCCACCTTCCAGAGCGAGGTCTATGCTTCCGTGGTGGAACGCTTCGGCCGCGGGGTGGAGGTATTGCACCAGCCCTGCCCCGGCCTGGTGCGCAGCATCGAATCCGGCGACCTGGACGGCCCCGGCACGGAGACCATGCTCCGCGGCTGGCTGGAACCCCTGATGGCGCGTGGCATCGATGCGCTGGTGCTGGGCTGCACGCACTACCCCTTGGTGCGGCCCCTCATCGAGCGTATCGTGGGTCCCGGCGTGCGCGTGATCGACCCCGCACCAGCGGTGGCCCGGCAAGTTGTGCGCCTGGTCCGTGAGCATGGCCTGGCTGCACCACCTGACCAACAAGGTGGCATGGTCTGTCACACCACAGGTGAGGCAAGGGCTTTCGCGGACATGATGGCCCGCATCGGCATGCCTGACTTTCCCGTAAGCGAGGTGCACTGGGAAGCCAATGGCTCGCTCAGGCTTCCTGCTTGAACCAGCCGGCGTACTTCAGGTAGTTCGCCGCGATCCGTTCGATCTCGTTCTTGGAGAGGTCGGCGCTCACAGGGCCGATGCGCCTGGCGGGAACCCCGGCCATGAGGCTGCCCGGCTCCACCACGGTGTTCTGTGTCACCACGGCCCCGGCGGCGATCACGCTGCCCTCCCCGATCACCGCATGGTCCATCACGATGGCGCCCATGCCGATGAGCACCTTGTCCTTCACCGTACAGCCATGCACGATGGCGTTGTGTCCGATGCTCACATCGTCGCCAATGGTGAGCGCCGCCCGCTGATAGGTGCAATGGAGCACCGCGCCATCCTGCACGTTCACCCGGTGGCCGATGCGGATGCTGTGCACATCGCCGCGCACAACGGCGTTGTACCACACGCTGCAATCGTCACCCATCACCACATCACCGATCACCACGGCGGTCTCGGCCAAGAAGGACCGTTCCCCCATCACCGGCGTGAAGCCCCGAACGCCGCGGACCAGGCCCATGTCAGTGCTTTTCGGAACGTTGGCAGCACGATGGCAGCGCCTGGAAGGCCTTGGGGTCGGCCGGCAGCTCGTCGGCGCTGTAGCCGATGCGTGTCACGGCCACACGCACACCGTCCGCATCCGTGCGGCGCGGATCGTAGTCCACATGGATGACCCCCCGCTCCAGGTCCACCTCCACTTGCTTCACACCCTTGGCGAACAGCAATTCGCTCTCGATGGTCTTCTTGCATGTGCCACAGACCGCGGAAGTGCGGATCGTCAGGCTTTCCATCTTCTTCTTGTCCTGGGCCTGCCCGGCGATGGCCGGAAGCAGGAACAACAGCATGATCAAGGTCCTCATGGTCGGTCGGTCGGGTTTTCCTTCTTCCGGGGCAGGGTGTAACGC is a window from the Flavobacteriales bacterium genome containing:
- a CDS encoding isoprenyl transferase; translated protein: MAKTDKTTEALRERIDLERVPRHVAIIMDGNGRWAKLHGEHRVVGHANGVRSVREALTGCREIGVGHLTLYAFSTENWNRPRSEVDALMDLLVKTVVKEIDELDENGVRLKAIGDLASLPGDCREILQQGIGRTAGNERITLTLALSYSARWEIVHMAQELAAKARAGALDPATIDEAMVAAHLSTAGSPDPELLIRTSGELRISNFLLWQIAYAELWFTPVLWPDFRKEHLFQAVLDFQNRERRFGLISEQVAPGQ
- a CDS encoding T9SS type A sorting domain-containing protein, producing the protein MKVDSSLAPVWARRFSNNGGFQFIKELPGGDLLAGINMDTAGAVVARMDADGNFLWCKSYIRPRGMVHDAVIEPDGSFLITGFTDSTASTNPFIPYPPTYHPKLFMMKLNGDGEVQWCKGYDSAPNLWYSYHASRIVRTLDGNYAVLANLGYPQHNFFFRPYLMKIDLNGDTLWTRSMGAYGYDYYTLDLLAHSDGGYIFDGGVWGDLPNMHTGLPYIFKTDSLGHFSCSEHVHPVQVLDLFPTDSSFVLTSIDGATVHPAFVNDTIFDPINVYDACLVTSLPQHHPTKPRSMRVYPNPSPGRFTVEFPDPLLRESYYSVYDALGRLLYQRPLPTGATLEEVDLSRFGRGTYVLRVTDPEGVRHERVVVE
- the bamA gene encoding outer membrane protein assembly factor BamA, with the translated sequence MSYRILAFLLAAMAALASVAQTEREPLIDYDYPQEYEIGGITVSGTLSTDPNAVKLFTGLQVGDKITVPGEQVARAIRNLWDQKLFSDVRFEVAEIRGRTIFLHIAVVERPRLSRFKFNGVSKNEADKLREEVKLVRGQQVNEALLANTRTLIHRHYRDKGFLKATTTITEKPDTLMDNSVLLILDVDKGPRVKIKDVVFHGNEELPDKRLRKAMKKTKRKRWWNVVGSSKFLPSDFKDDKGRVIDLYNEKGYRNATITGDTMFFVSPNRIQVELTVDEDERFYFRNVTFTGNTKHNDEVLRGILNIRKGDVYNRRLLESRLYMNPAGRDISSLYMDDGYLGFYPEPVEILAEGDSIDIDIRIREGKQYRIRNVIIKGNTKTNEHVVRREIRTRPGQLFSRSDVIRTQRELATLGYFNPENMGVNPIQDPRTGTVDLEYTVEEKPSDRLELSGGWGVGRLILSLGLSFTNFSMRNVLKKDAWAPLPSGDGQTLNLRAQTNGRFFQSYSMSFVEPWLGGRKPNALSFSVYHTVQTNGVDKFINTSEGREINPLRQSLLITGATVGLGKRLTWPDDYFILRMNLGYQLYDLRNFSSGQVIFAFTDGSANVLSPQISISRNSVDQPFFARTGSDITFSVKATPPFSLFQPDRDWANLPPEQRYNWVEFHKWKFTTQWFNKLTNSKSGHNLVLMARAGFGFLGRYNAAVGDSPFERFFMGGVPLTGFQLDGREIISLRGYDDFSLAPQVGNFIVGKYTTELRFPVSLNPSATIYTLGFFEAGNTWQNFDRFNPFRLYRSAGVGLRLFLPMFGPMGLDYGWRLDDVPDLPNMGRSQFHFTIGIDFGEL
- the murI gene encoding glutamate racemase; translated protein: MPPDARPIGVFDSGIGGLTVAATILQALPTERLLYFGDQAHLPYGQRSLEEVRGFSVAITGALLAAGCKMIVIACNTASGAALRHLRALHPETPFVGMEPAVKPAVEHTTTGVVGVIATTATFQSEVYASVVERFGRGVEVLHQPCPGLVRSIESGDLDGPGTETMLRGWLEPLMARGIDALVLGCTHYPLVRPLIERIVGPGVRVIDPAPAVARQVVRLVREHGLAAPPDQQGGMVCHTTGEARAFADMMARIGMPDFPVSEVHWEANGSLRLPA
- a CDS encoding OmpH family outer membrane protein; this encodes MKTLLITLGLLLSAAPAALAQHTKLGHIDRQKLMLLLPERKDAETKMQKFAEELDKRLRAMGTEYQQKVSEAQANAEKMTNTEREMVVREINELEQRIQAAQEKAQEDLAKQEEELLRPMVERTNKAIREVAEANNFTYIFDTSAGFVLYWDKGEDILSLVKTKLGI
- a CDS encoding T9SS type A sorting domain-containing protein, which encodes MGRSFTRELRVPEDGRPCEGGSLFFASDDEVPPVEAGWDYTLYPNPTRDALFLRFVDDAPKDITVLDVAGRRVASQTNVTATTHYLPLGQLAKGAYWVRVTDGENMKAKKLIIH
- a CDS encoding IS5 family transposase — translated: MVVTDAAGLPIAVRTFGASTHEVKLVTQTLAARFMEELPQVLIGDKAYDSDQLDRKLKRRKVRMIAPNRAGRSKSQDGRELRRYKRRWKVERCFAWLNNFRRTVVRYEYHSINFLGFVQLACAMILMRKLF
- a CDS encoding T9SS type A sorting domain-containing protein, with the translated sequence MITLDLSTAPLGGTLNNYMDTLHADYAFIITPAPFVKNMLFAAEDEVPAMDTGWDFVLYPNPARDELYVKMPDDTPHDITLLDLSGRRIQAWSSVTGPMLRLPLGQLAKGAYYVRVAEEAHSRTKKLIIH
- a CDS encoding transposase, encoding MDCTDAQWEAVKDLLSPIQERTETRGRKPLDAREVFNGVLWICRTGARWQDLPPRYPPYQSCHRYFQRWCQQGVWDKVLWALAQDLKRRGKIDITECFIDGTFSSAKKGGSISARLSEVKAPRSWSSQTLLVFLSPYGPSEPAPTK
- a CDS encoding OmpH family outer membrane protein, whose amino-acid sequence is MRHLPILLVALALIGLPGMDASAQRIAFVNTKYILDQMPEYTSAQKELDRLSRTWQDEIDDRHAQIKRMREAYNAEGILLTEEMKRSRLEDIQDREREARDLQKRRFGPNGDLFKKRQELIQPIQDRVYTAIKEVAGTSYLAIFDLSAQSGNLLFASEKYDKSDSVLRKLGIRPGKGGSESGRDDDFGQDPEDSPAPPQGDPRGGGQNSGSGIGGAGGGAGGGGRGGGGSAPPKPR
- a CDS encoding T9SS type A sorting domain-containing protein, which gives rise to MRIQTFLTIAVAWPCTIHAQQTFERLYQSGTSYSFDLIELPGHSILTAMGATLLLDPEGYVDHASFFHEGGTYLVQTMRAAGDNEFYFTTGLNAGSCASSNTGATLIHPVLGKMDSLGSVLALKYYDLNPGICWGIPGGLEVSEDMGAITWGRERNFYAMKLDSEFEHVWLKKIEHQGGFQFIKELPGGDLLAGINMDTAGAVVARMDSDGNLLWCKSYIRPRGMVHDVVIEPDGSFLISGFTDSTASTNPFIPYPPSYHPKLFMMKLNGQGEVQWCRGYDSAPNLWYLHNASRIVKTLDGKYAVLATLGYPQNNSFFRPFLMKTDMNGDTLWIRSVGANGYDYQAQDLLAYSDGGFLFSGIVWGDMPGLNSSLNYIYKTDSLGHFTCLEKHHPLQVLDLFPADSSFVLTSVDGAATSYPVLVNDSILDPQLLLLYDACIVTNGVSTMQARKPRIYPNPTPGRFTMEFTDPLLRDSFYSVYDATGRLLYQRPLPTGATLEEVDFSRFGRGTYVLRVTDPEGQRHERVVVE